A window from Myxosarcina sp. GI1 encodes these proteins:
- a CDS encoding creatininase: protein MHPLIMGSLSWIEYQQRLQDEAIVFIPCGALEQHGPHLPLGTDALLSTSVAQSVAEKIDGIVAPTVSYGYKSQPKSGGGQHFPGTTSLDGNSLSQLIRDIVRELARQGGTKIAVVNGHYENQWFLTEGIDLAIRDVGSASTLRVMRLEYWEFLTPDILAKVFLEGFPGFALEHAAVIETSLMAHYHPNLVRLDLIPDVAAAEFPPYDLFPQCSDWVHVSGVLSSAKSASVEKGELMADHIAKGIATALKQEFPSLVSVPDMVLNQKA from the coding sequence ATGCATCCACTAATTATGGGTTCATTAAGTTGGATTGAGTACCAGCAACGCCTACAGGATGAGGCGATCGTTTTTATTCCCTGTGGCGCGTTAGAGCAACACGGCCCCCATTTGCCATTAGGGACAGACGCATTGCTTAGCACCTCCGTGGCTCAAAGCGTCGCCGAAAAGATCGACGGTATTGTGGCACCAACTGTCAGCTATGGCTATAAGTCTCAGCCTAAGTCTGGTGGCGGACAGCATTTTCCTGGCACCACTAGTTTGGATGGTAACAGCTTGAGTCAACTGATTCGAGATATCGTGCGGGAACTAGCACGTCAGGGGGGGACTAAAATTGCTGTAGTTAATGGACATTATGAGAATCAGTGGTTTCTCACCGAAGGAATCGATCTAGCGATACGAGATGTAGGCAGTGCATCCACACTGCGCGTTATGCGGTTGGAATACTGGGAGTTTTTGACCCCAGATATTTTAGCTAAAGTGTTTCTAGAGGGTTTTCCTGGTTTTGCCCTCGAACATGCTGCGGTAATCGAAACCTCTTTAATGGCGCACTATCACCCAAACTTAGTCAGACTCGATCTAATTCCTGACGTTGCAGCAGCAGAATTTCCGCCCTACGATCTGTTTCCGCAGTGTTCTGACTGGGTTCACGTATCTGGCGTACTCTCCTCGGCTAAGTCTGCTAGCGTCGAGAAGGGAGAGCTGATGGCAGACCACATTGCCAAGGGAATTGCAACCGCACTCAAGCAAGAATTTCCTAGTCTGGTTTCCGTTCCTGACATGGTGCTAAACCAGAAAGCATAG